A region of the Drosophila subobscura isolate 14011-0131.10 chromosome J, UCBerk_Dsub_1.0, whole genome shotgun sequence genome:
TAAATCGAATAAAGTATCTCTTCAAACATTTCCCCCCATTGAGAGATGAtcttaaattaaatgtatgtaacgctGTCAAAGCTTCAATCATTTCTCATAATGGTACTACgagtaaaatttaaatgtaaattaatacTACACTTGAAATATAACACTTAGAGTTCGATTTGTTTGGTTAACAGATGGGAGGGGCGAACAAACAAATGAGGTAGTAACATGTTgtgcaaataacaacaaaattaacagTTATTAAACAACAATTAGCAGCTGAAAGCATCTGCGATGGCATCAATGAGGGGGCAGAAGTGATATGAATGGGCGACATGCAAAAATTGATAGGGATACGGCACTgataacacacaaaacattgaACAAATGATACAAATATGATACGACTACAATTTTATGActagaacaacagcaacggaaGGAGCAATACATAGTAGTAGTACATAGTTGTAGGCGATTATTGGACAGTAAATGGACATTGAGAGGGAACTTGTTGGGGTTTTTATACACAACATTTGTCGTACCATCTTTGaggctgtgtttgtgtgtgtcgtaATTGATTATTTGAACATTTTAGTACGTACCGTGGCTAACTTCTTCCATTGATcgatgttttttctttgggctTTGGTGAAATGGTCCCAAACCTTCTTGTGACTAGCGGCATTGAACACTTTTTCAATCTGAGTGACTGAACAATAATgcaataatatataataatattaaggGAGGACAGAGggtagtttttttgtttataggtttttctttttcttgctgttttttgaTTTGATCACCTTTTCGGAACTAGACCATTTTAGTTGTGAATAAAATGAGTGAGAAATGATAAGTAGAAAGAAAACTACTTGAGGGACCCTCGCATTGcgttttaaaatatatatggtatatagTAATGGTTATTTATAGTAGATATGTATAGTTATTAGGTACAATCTAGAGAGAATACAACAACGTCTTGTTACCTACTCGTATCTTTAGactttgatttacttttggGCCTGGTCCAAGGAGTCTAAGACTACAAAGGACTCACGTCCCTTGATAATCGCAATGGATCATTTGAATTTCTCTTCTTTGGTTTACAAACCTTTGAGGCCTGCCTTCTGCCATTGTGTGGGTGTCGagagaacacacaaaagagaaaatgACTGAGAATTTGGCCGCACAGTGGTacgaaatataaaatatgtcaAGCAAATTAAAGCaaggaatattttaaataataataatacaacaTAAAGtaacttttaaatattttcaaagaatttcgttttaaaaatgttgactacaaaaagaaaaaataataattaaaagcattttattcataaattatttagcaATGCTCTTTAAACTGTTTGAACTTTTCTAAACTCAACTCTTATTTGCCATCGCTGGGTTATATGATATGATAAACGGCATGACTTTCGGATTACTTTATTTTGTAAGGTTtccaattgaaaataattaatgaaaaattataaaaacaaaacccttCTGAAGTAGCTCATACCTCTTGATGCATTGGTCTTTATTTATCactctgtttgctttttcaatTGACTTTCGGCCCACTGTGCGGCCCTTGATGTTTGTCTCTAGCTTTTGGCTGGGCTTTACCTGATCCATGCTCGGATATTGGGTTTGCTCCCTTCCCTTCGGCTTTTCAGAGAGCTTTGAGATTTAAGACAGTGAGGTTTTTGTGTGGTAAATCGATGACTAGATTTGCTAGTGTATGAGGTGTACATGTAtatgtgtttctgtgtgtgtttgtgtggctgaTTGTTCAGATTTACAGACTCTATGGAGGAGGCTAACCCCGGGCGcaacgaaaacagaaaaaatagaaTAGGTTCAAAACGAGGTAGGAAGGCGGGCGGGCGGGTCGGCACCTAAATTTCCGACTAGACTAGGAGCTAAGAAAGCTTTTGTGGATTGGAGGGGCTTGCTTGCCGCCAGTTTTTGGGGGCTCACTTACATTGTGTGGACATGGTGCCCATCTGCTTGCGATAGCTTTCGCGTGCCTTGCGCAAatcatcctccagctgctgcttgtccgTGTGCAGATGCCTCACATGGGCGTGCGTGATCTGGATCATTGAGTAGAAGACGTTGGCATTCCGCTTGGTGCAATCTCCACGCTCCAGCCAGGCGGTGATCGTCTGTATGGCCTTCACAAAGGTCTCGTTGCTGCGCAGCTGCTCGGCGACGGCGGTGGCCTCGTGCTCCGTGTAGTGCGGTATTGGCGGCGGCGACTGGGAACGCATTCGATCCAGCGACATGCGTTCGCGGTGACgctgctcccgctgcagctgccgctgcttgcaCTCGTAGTCATACTGATCGTCCCTCGCCTGGGCATAGTCCACATGCAGACGTCCAAAGTTCGGGGGCTCGTTCATTGCCGAAATGCGCAGCCTGTAGCCCGAGAGATAGATGGCCCGATCGATGGCCGTCTCGTGGCGGTAGCGTATGTGGCAAAAGTTCTTCTTGGACATGCGCAGGGTGGTTATCTCGCCGCACGACTCGAAGATCTCTCGGATCACATCCTCGGTGACATTCTCCGGCAGTCCGCCAACGAAAACCGTACGACAGCCGGGCGGGCGTTCCCTTATCGTGGGCGGCGGTGCATTGGGATTGGGTggaaacaaaatgcaattcttTGTCTTGATCACCTCCTTGAGTCCAGCCGCTGCAGAGCCATCTGTCGCGAACAGAGATTGTTTGGTTACCATTACTAGAGTGTGCTGCATTTGCCGCTTACCCGCTGCTAGAGCTGCATCCAGTCCAGCTACCCCATCCGTGGGCATTCCCGCCACTGTGGCATAGTGGatctgctgcatttgctgcatgGCTGCTGCCATCATGGCCGTGGGATCCATCAGCATTTGTGCTGCATTGGCGCTGCTCGTacctgtcgctgctgctgccgctccagtAGTGGGCGTGCCGCCTGTGCCACCGCCCGTGGTCGTctgtgcagcagccgccgggAAGTACAAGTAGCCCGGCGGCGTGTGCATGAGGCCATTCAGATAGAGCTGCGCATCGGGCAGCGACAACGATGTGGCCGTTAGCTTGTCCACCGTTGGCTTGAGGCCTGTTGTTGAGGACACATCTGCGGGGTGTCCATCCATCTCGTTTTCGTTCTCCAGATCCATGGGGGCACTGCCCTGTTGTGCCAGCGGCTTCATCATTTTGTTGGGCGTCTGCTTGGCGGCTGTTGCggtggctcctgctgccgcaTTGTTGCTGTTAACAGTCGAGGATGTGGCTGCCGTCGAGATGGCGGCGGCCAATTGATTGAGGAAGTTTGGGTGATTTGGCAAACTGACGCCATTCGGCATGGTCCCAAAGAGCGGTACTGCATGAAAGAGCAGGAAAGTTAACTAAATCAATACAACAATGATACGGGAAAGCCGGTAATAACAATCAGCTGAACGACAACCTTGGAAAGTGGCACAGGTGAGGGGGGGAA
Encoded here:
- the LOC117893306 gene encoding ecto-NOX disulfide-thiol exchanger 2 isoform X5; the encoded protein is MLPLFGTMPNGVSLPNHPNFLNQLAAAISTAATSSTVNSNNAAAGATATAAKQTPNKMMKPLAQQGSAPMDLENENEMDGHPADVSSTTGLKPTVDKLTATSLSLPDAQLYLNGLMHTPPGYLYFPAAAAQTTTGGGTGGTPTTGAAAAATGTSSANAAQMLMDPTAMMAAAMQQMQQIHYATVAGMPTDGVAGLDAALAADGSAAAGLKEVIKTKNCILFPPNPNAPPPTIRERPPGCRTVFVGGLPENVTEDVIREIFESCGEITTLRMSKKNFCHIRYRHETAIDRAIYLSGYRLRISAMNEPPNFGRLHVDYAQARDDQYDYECKQRQLQREQRHRERMSLDRMRSQSPPPIPHYTEHEATAVAEQLRSNETFVKAIQTITAWLERGDCTKRNANVFYSMIQITHAHVRHLHTDKQQLEDDLRKARESYRKQMGTMSTQ
- the LOC117893306 gene encoding ecto-NOX disulfide-thiol exchanger 1 isoform X1, whose protein sequence is MLPLFGTMPNGVSLPNHPNFLNQLAAAISTAATSSTVNSNNAAAGATATAAKQTPNKMMKPLAQQGSAPMDLENENEMDGHPADVSSTTGLKPTVDKLTATSLSLPDAQLYLNGLMHTPPGYLYFPAAAAQTTTGGGTGGTPTTGAAAAATGTSSANAAQMLMDPTAMMAAAMQQMQQIHYATVAGMPTDGVAGLDAALAADGSAAAGLKEVIKTKNCILFPPNPNAPPPTIRERPPGCRTVFVGGLPENVTEDVIREIFESCGEITTLRMSKKNFCHIRYRHETAIDRAIYLSGYRLRISAMNEPPNFGRLHVDYAQARDDQYDYECKQRQLQREQRHRERMSLDRMRSQSPPPIPHYTEHEATAVAEQLRSNETFVKAIQTITAWLERGDCTKRNANVFYSMIQITHAHVRHLHTDKQQLEDDLRKARESYRKQMGTMSTQFTQIEKVFNAASHKKVWDHFTKAQRKNIDQWKKLATELHSVRINDDDEMEISDDERDYERRVGGKRTRYDSDSLKDENDSLRCQLEAIRHEISLERSDYVQREKQIKVLQETIRNMQTQLLQTKLREQKDTKHIEQLERNLKDAGVKQLLLKTKIKETADKLKDKEASLSATASNVDYSSGDSCSEEAGTELRLPPPRHVPELEIIDIDKVDDDVRIIEHQSGVVEIHEIEDDERQESVANKAKESITEVSAKANSLEVSTENTPISPTQEQNFKSLALAEAKVIALTSAYLVLHPRGVELASIASYLDGMVDKSSGTRSHDDLASILKKYTNLFKSEQSEKRWKFCGFNCETIETEVE
- the LOC117893306 gene encoding ecto-NOX disulfide-thiol exchanger 2 isoform X3, translated to MPNGVSLPNHPNFLNQLAAAISTAATSSTVNSNNAAAGATATAAKQTPNKMMKPLAQQGSAPMDLENENEMDGHPADVSSTTGLKPTVDKLTATSLSLPDAQLYLNGLMHTPPGYLYFPAAAAQTTTGGGTGGTPTTGAAAAATGTSSANAAQMLMDPTAMMAAAMQQMQQIHYATVAGMPTDGVAGLDAALAADGSAAAGLKEVIKTKNCILFPPNPNAPPPTIRERPPGCRTVFVGGLPENVTEDVIREIFESCGEITTLRMSKKNFCHIRYRHETAIDRAIYLSGYRLRISAMNEPPNFGRLHVDYAQARDDQYDYECKQRQLQREQRHRERMSLDRMRSQSPPPIPHYTEHEATAVAEQLRSNETFVKAIQTITAWLERGDCTKRNANVFYSMIQITHAHVRHLHTDKQQLEDDLRKARESYRKQMGTMSTQFTQIEKVFNAASHKKVWDHFTKAQRKNIDQWKKLATELHSVRINDDDEMEISDDERDYERRVGGKRTRYDSDSLKDENDSLRCQLEAIRHEISLERSDYVQREKQIKVLQETIRNMQTQLLQTKLREQKDTKHIEQLERNLKDAGVKQLLLKTKIKETADKLKDKEASLSATASNVDYSSGDSCSEEAGTELRLPPPRHVPELEIIDIDKVDDDVRIIEHQSGVVEIHEIEDDERQESVANKAKESITEVSAKANSLEVSTENTPISPTQEQNFKSLALAEAKVIALTSAYLVLHPRGVELASIASYLDGMVDKSSGTRSHDDLASILKKYTNLFKSEQSEKRWKFCGFNCETIETEVE
- the LOC117893306 gene encoding ecto-NOX disulfide-thiol exchanger 1 isoform X2, coding for MLPLFGTMPNGVSLPNHPNFLNQLAAAISTAATSSTVNSNNAAAGATATAAKQTPNKMMKPLAQQGSAPMDLENENEMDGHPADVSSTTGLKPTVDKLTATSLSLPDAQLYLNGLMHTPPGYLYFPAAAAQTTTGGGTGGTPTTGAAAAATGTSSANAAQMLMDPTAMMAAAMQQMQQIHYATVAGMPTDGVAGLDAALAADGSAAAGLKEVIKTKNCILFPPNPNAPPPTIRERPPGCRTVFVGGLPENVTEDVIREIFESCGEITTLRMSKKNFCHIRYRHETAIDRAIYLSGYRLRISAMNEPPNFGRLHVDYAQARDDQYDYECKQRQLQREQRHRERMSLDRMRSQSPPPIPHYTEHEATAVAEQLRSNETFVKAIQTITAWLERGDCTKRNANVFYSMIQITHAHVRHLHTDKQQLEDDLRKARESYRKQMGTMSTQFTQIEKVFNAASHKKVWDHFTKAQRKNIDQWKKLATELHSVRINDDDEMEISDDERDYERRVGGKRTRYDSDSLKDENDSLRCQLEAIRHEISLERSDYVQREKQIKVLQETIRNMQTQLLQTKLREQKDTKHIEQLERNLKDAGVKQLLLKTKIKETADKLKDKEASLSATASNVDYSSGDSCSEEAGTELRLPPPRHVPELEIIDIDKVDDDVRIIEHQSGVVEIHEIEDDERQESVANKAKESITEVSAKANSLEVSTENTPISPTQENFKSLALAEAKVIALTSAYLVLHPRGVELASIASYLDGMVDKSSGTRSHDDLASILKKYTNLFKSEQSEKRWKFCGFNCETIETEVE
- the LOC117893306 gene encoding ecto-NOX disulfide-thiol exchanger 2 isoform X4; this translates as MLPLFGTMPNGVSLPNHPNFLNQLAAAISTAATSSTVNSNNAAAGATATAAKQTPNKMMKPLAQQGSAPMDLENENEMDGHPADVSSTTGLKPTVDKLTATSLSLPDAQLYLNGLMHTPPGYLYFPAAAAQTTTGGGTGGTPTTGAAAAATGTSSANAAQMLMDPTAMMAAAMQQMQQIHYATVAGMPTDGVAGLDAALAADGSAAAGLKEVIKTKNCILFPPNPNAPPPTIRERPPGCRTVFVGGLPENVTEDVIREIFESCGEITTLRMSKKNFCHIRYRHETAIDRAIYLSGYRLRISAMNEPPNFGRLHVDYAQARDDQYDYECKQRQLQREQRHRERMSLDRMRSQSPPPIPHYTEHEATAVAEQLRSNETFVKAIQTITAWLERGDCTKRNANVFYSMIQITHAHVRHLHTDKQQLEDDLRKARESYRKQMGTMSTQFTQIEKVFNAASHKKVWDHFTKAQRKNIDQWKKLATTIVHKLANFWNKKKG